The genomic window CATATGCGAGACATGACGGTGCCCCTTTTTACTGTCCCGGTCGACCATCCACTCCTGGAGCTGGCCCCAGCTCCCAACTTGCGGCCCCAGCAGACGGCTTTTCATGTCAGCGACCTGCTTGCGGAAGGCTTTGTCTTCGCCCAGCGCCTCGGACGCCTCGATGAAGTTGGTGAACAGGTCCCAGACCAGTTGCTGGTCAAAACTCACCCCGTCCTCGATCGGGCCGTGCTCGGGCGAGAATCCGTCCGGAGAGACCAGCTTGCCCTTGTGCGGACCATCCGGAAGTTCCTTGAGCGTGTCCTGCCAGAATTCGCACAGCTCCTTCATCACCGGGTAGGCCCGGTTGCGCAGATAGTCCTCATCCAGCGTGAAGGCGTAATGGTCCCAAAGGTTCTGCGCCAACCAGGCTGCATCACCCTTCGAAATAAGATAGCAGGAGCCGCCGAAAAGCCCGTTGGCGGCACGCGTGGCCCAGCCGCGCGTCTCTTCCCCGAAATGCTCCTTGGTGAACTCTTTCTTGACGTCACGAATCGCATGGATCCATTCCGCCAGGGGTGAGAAGCAATCGGACAGGTTGGCCTGGTCGACAAACCAGTAGTTCATCTGCAAATTGACATCCGAATGATAGTCACCGCGCCATGGCGGTTTGTCGAGGTCATTCCACAGGCCCTGCAGGTTGGCCGGCGCTTTCCCTTGGCGGGAACAGCCTATCATCAGGTAGCGCGCAAACTGATAAAGCAGTTCCTCCAGATCAGGGTCAGCCGCGCCTTCACGGACACGTAAAACCCGTTCGTATGTCGGAAGGTCCAGCACATCGGCCGGGGTTGTTCCCAGCTCCAGAGCGAAACGGTCATACAGCGTCCGGTAATCCGCAAGATGCGCGGTCAGCAGGGCGTCGACTCCCTGCGCACTTGCCGACTTCATGGCTTTTTCAAGCTCGTCATGCGGATGCGCCCCGGTCCAGCCCTTGTTCCGGTCCATCTCAAAGTTGGTATCACCGCTCAGCAGAATCGTCACGCTGTCACAACCGTTAAAGGAAATCGCACCGTCCCCGGCTTCAAGGGTTCCGCCTTCGTTCAGCACCCGGACCTGCGATTCATAATCGAGGTGGATTTTGTATTCGTAGGGAGCAGTCTCGAGATTTCGTTCATATCTTGTGGTGCCATGCCGTAATTGCTTTTTATCCTTTCCCTGGAGGGGTTTATGATCCTTCATGGATCCGGCGGAAACCATACTGTTACCTGTGGCAGTGATCGTTGCCTCATGATTGTCCGTCAGGCGAATGCGCCCAGTATGCGCGCCCGGCTTGTCGGCAGTCAGGCGGATCACCACGACACCGGCCGGACGGCTGGCAAAGGCCTCACGGGTATAGGTCACACCACCGCTGGTGTAGCGCGTACGCTGAATCCCGTTGGGAAGATCCAGCTCGCGGCGGTAATCCGTAAATGTTTCGTGCGCGGGCTGTTCAATG from Pontiella desulfatans includes these protein-coding regions:
- a CDS encoding glycoside hydrolase family 95 protein, whose protein sequence is MSNRNMTIRKVWMTFSILCVGSLCSFAKANPALEPARADRVLWSNKPATDWKQEAYPIGNGGFGAMLFGGVPNERVQFNADTLWVGDENYNGVYQSFGDLFIEQPAHETFTDYRRELDLPNGIQRTRYTSGGVTYTREAFASRPAGVVVIRLTADKPGAHTGRIRLTDNHEATITATGNSMVSAGSMKDHKPLQGKDKKQLRHGTTRYERNLETAPYEYKIHLDYESQVRVLNEGGTLEAGDGAISFNGCDSVTILLSGDTNFEMDRNKGWTGAHPHDELEKAMKSASAQGVDALLTAHLADYRTLYDRFALELGTTPADVLDLPTYERVLRVREGAADPDLEELLYQFARYLMIGCSRQGKAPANLQGLWNDLDKPPWRGDYHSDVNLQMNYWFVDQANLSDCFSPLAEWIHAIRDVKKEFTKEHFGEETRGWATRAANGLFGGSCYLISKGDAAWLAQNLWDHYAFTLDEDYLRNRAYPVMKELCEFWQDTLKELPDGPHKGKLVSPDGFSPEHGPIEDGVSFDQQLVWDLFTNFIEASEALGEDKAFRKQVADMKSRLLGPQVGSWGQLQEWMVDRDSKKGHRHVSHMIAIYPGRQISPQRTPEFAEAARVALNARAATKATGWGKMWRVSLWSRLGDGERAHDINMAWMKGHLPLNLLAEINRSGSAFQIDANFGYAAGVNEILLQSHLGYMELLPVLPKAWANGSVKGMKARGAFVVDMAWEDAKLKQATILSGKGADCRLKTSAPVTVTHKGNAVKVTKNDDGSISFPTESGNSYTIAPR